In Brachionichthys hirsutus isolate HB-005 chromosome 5, CSIRO-AGI_Bhir_v1, whole genome shotgun sequence, a single genomic region encodes these proteins:
- the LOC137893482 gene encoding NADH dehydrogenase [ubiquinone] 1 alpha subcomplex subunit 9, mitochondrial-like encodes MATARSGSGVQLLAVWRGSRCYCDFIVKPDRNLEVSICWSVVHALALHYTPNRYVLHDLVEYIYNVIHRAFVPYSLPRPLYHLVAHFFAKTPFEPWTTPDKVDRFHTTDMKFPGLPGLEDLGITPSMVEQRAIEILRRHRRFRYLDAELEDAKPAKTVNY; translated from the exons ATGGCGACGGCTCGCTCGGGATCAGGAGTTCAGCTCTTGGCTGTTTGGAGGGGAAGCAGATGCTACTGTGACTTCATCGTGAAGCCTGACAGAA ACCTTGAGGTCAGCATTTGTTGGTCTGTGGTTCATGCCCTGGCGTTGCATTATAC TCCCAACCGTTACGTCCTTCATGACCTGGTGGAGTACATCTACAACGTGATACACAGAGCCTTTGTGCCCTACTCCCTGCCCCGCCCACTCTATCa CCTTGTCGCTCACTTTTTTGCGAAGACCCCTTTTGAGCCCTGGACAACACCGGACAAAGTTGATAGG TTCCATACCACAGACATGAAATTCCCAGGACTTCCAGGTCTGGAGGATCTCGGCATCACTCCCAGCATGGTAGAACAGAGGGCTATTGAGATTCTGCGTCGCCACCGCCGATTCCGTTACCTCGATGCTGAACTGGAAGATGCAAAGCCAGCAAAGACTGTCAACTATTAA
- the LOC137893592 gene encoding probable polypeptide N-acetylgalactosaminyltransferase 8 — MRSVWLKRPVFTVGGIGLVVCVGLFLKSGYERTKETDLEASINRLYDVFKAIEQKQDAMQKMLEEDRDGRGKAAGVELLVFKKQLEQLEAKLEDQKKAPEKEKTKKLFPNSVLFKTWGENLSEEDQREAQKLFENYGYNVFLSNRLPLDRDLPETRDPRCLKKSYPKDLPNIAVVLIYLNEALSIIKRALTSIINRTPKGLLKEIVMVDDGSSNEDLKEDIDVYVKFLEHQNPNLDIKRIKHKEQRGLAHARASGWRAATADVVAILDAHIEVHEMWAEPLLTQIGADRTVVVSPVFDKVNYDDLKVLNYNSAAHAFDWALWCMYEGFMPEYYEQKDGSLPGKSPSVMGIFAADRKFLGEIGVLDEGMKVYGGENVELGIRVWTCGGNIEVVPCSKIAHIERAHKPYMPDLSLSMRRNALRVAEVWMDEYKHNINLAWNLPFENHGIDIGDVTERKKLRDRLNCKPFKWYLENVYPKLDPWDNILAYGGMKNLDAEMCLDQGAVPGHAPIAYHCHFYGPQFTYYRANGELYIGGIKSHKYNDNRCLADDIKESYPVLYNCKEAVQKGMGIHWDFTQGTELKNRETKRCMEIIDKKLIIQKCSGQRWEIQNIIKAF; from the exons ATGAGATCTGTGTGGCTAAAGCGACCGGTGTTCACGGTGGGGGGGATTGGGCTCGTTGTCTGCGTCGGCTTGTTTCTGAAGAGCGGATACGAGCGTACCAAAGAGACGGACCTGGAGGCGAGCATCAATAGACTCT ACGATGTATTCAAAGCTATTGAGCAGAAGCAGGATGCCATGCAGAAAATGCTTGAAGAGGACCGAGACGGACGGGGAAAAGCTGCAGGGGTTGAACTGCTTGTATTCAAAAAGCAGCTGGAGCAACTTGAAGCAAAGCTTGAGGACCAAAAGAAAGCCCCtgagaaggaaaaaacaaagaaactctTCCCCAACTCCGTCTTGTTCAAGACGTGGGGGGAGAATCTGTCGGAGGAGGATCAAAGAGAGGCACAGAAATTGTTTGAGAACTATGGATATAATGTTTTTCTCAGCAATCGCCTTCCACTTGATCGAGATCTTCCAGAAACGAGGGATCCAAG GTGTTTGAAGAAGAGTTACCCAAAGGACCTTCCAAACATTGCAGTAGTGTTGATCTACTTAAACGAGGCCCTGTCCATCATCAAAAGAGCCCTGACCAGCATCATCAACCGGACCCCTAAAGGCCTACTGAAGGAGATCGTAATGGTGGACGACGGCAGCTCTAATG AGGATCTGAAGGAGGACATTGATGTTTATGTGAAATTTCTTGAGCATCAGAACCCAAATCTTGACATCAAAAGAATAAAGCACAAGGAGCAGCGAGGCCTTGCCCACGCCAGGGCTTCCGGTTGGAGGGCTGCAACTGCCGATGTAGTGGCCATCCTGGACGCACACATCGAAGTCCATGAGATGTG GGCCGAACCCCTACTGACACAGATCGGAGCTGACCGAACAGTAGTGGTGTCTCCTGTGTTTGACAAAGTCAACTATGATGACCTCAAGGTCCTTAACTACAATTCAGCAGCGCACGCCTTTGACTGGGCTTTGTGGTGCATGTATGAGGGTTTCATGCCTGAGTATTATGAACAAAAAGATGGATCGTTGCCTGGAAA GAGTCCGTCCGTAATGGGAATCTTCGCAGCCGATAGGAAGTTTCTTGGAGAAATTGGAGTCCTCGATGAAGGCATGAAAGTATACGGTGGAGAAAATGTTGAGCTGGGAATACGC GTGTGGACGTGTGGAGGCAACATTGAAGTAGTTCCCTGCTCCAAGATCGCCCACATTGAGAGGGCGCACAAGCCTTACATGCCTGACCTGAGTTTATCCATGAGGAGAAATGCCCTGAGGGTAGCAGAAGTCTGGATGGATGAATACAAACACAACATCAACTTGGCTTGGAACTTGCCCTTTGAG AATCATGGAATTGATATTGGGGATGTCACCGAGAGGAAAAAACTCAGAGACAGGTTGAACTGTAAACCTTTCAAATGGTACCTAGAAAATGTGTATCCCAAGTTGGATCCGTGGGACAACATCCTCGCTTACGGAGGC ATGAAGAATCTCGATGCAGAGATGTGCTTAGACCAGGGTGCGGTGCCAGGTCACGCTCCCATTGCCTACCACTGCCACTTCTACGGGCCTCAA TTCACTTATTATCGTGCGAATGGTGAGCTGTACATCGGTGGCATCAAGTCCCACAAGTACAATGACAACCGCTGTTTGGCTGATGACATAAAAGAATCTTATCCTGTACTTTACAACTGCAAGGAGGCTGTTCAGAAAGGAATGGGGATTCACTGGGACTTCACTCAG ggcacAGAACTGAAGAACAGGGAAACAAAACGTTGTATGGAGATTATAGACAAAAAGCTTATTATACAGAAATGCTCTGGCCAAAGATGGGAAATCCAAAATATAATTAAAGCCTTTTAA
- the LOC137893594 gene encoding LOW QUALITY PROTEIN: RIB43A-like with coiled-coils protein 2 (The sequence of the model RefSeq protein was modified relative to this genomic sequence to represent the inferred CDS: deleted 2 bases in 1 codon), producing MFNIELFSDRMVRAGTERRRQTENERRERIFNQKERTIGLDKDTLNMQMAEKKKQEEEAKEGNKRYDADTLHNSKAACLLFRKQEKERRAMEKAIATYRHQYQQPRSQREYDLNDPDRCRKTELSDAQMMPPGLVGEDPDFKIRRQRQREQQRDWLIQQQRERAAERHQQELHGSYGISDTFSHTHSHTHKAPTHLMFFASSDRLYDQSRAELDDKVLQLHSVEMEKRKAAAIAAKEFNVAKIEAKRQQGQLGGGGDEPTPGGARVAGLCPSSDRPDPPESLQQVVQFQKHQVEEKKRMELETKQEEARLDRVRLDSARTALLLERQQARLNKQLRQHLDSANAKLAQTQKEQKPDIERGSINESFFSKFNACSR from the exons ATGTTTAACATTGAATTGTTCTCGGACCGGATGGTCAGAGCAGGAACGGAGAGGCGTCGCCAGACGGAAAACGAGAGGCGAGAGAGGATTTTTAACCAGAAGGAGAGGACGATCGGG CTTGACAAAGACACCCTCAACATGCAGATGGCggaaaagaagaaacaagaagaggaagcaaaagagGGAAACAAACGTTATG ATGCTGACACGCTCCACAACAGCAAAGCAGCGTGCCTTCTCTTTAGAAAGCAAGAGAAGGAGAGGCGTGCGATGGAAAAGGCCATAGCCACCTACCGGCATCAGTACCAGCAGCCACGGAGTCAGCGGGAGTACGACTTGAACGACCCAGACCGCTGTAGAAAGACAGAACTCTCTGATGCACAGATGATGCCACCGGGCCTTGTGGGTGAAGACCCAGATTTTAAGATCAGaaggcagagacagagggagcagCAAAGAGACTGgctcatccagcagcagagggagagggCGGCAGAGAGGCATCAACAAGAGCTTCATGGTAGTTATGGGATAAGC GATacgttctcacacacacactcacacactcacaaggCACCAACTCACCTCATGTTCTTTGCATCATCAGATCGGCTCTATgaccagagcagagcagaactGGACGACAAAGTTCTGCAGCTTCACAGTGTTgagatggagaagagaaaggCAGCAGCTATTGCAGCCAAAGAGTTCAATGTGGCCAAG ATTGAAGCCAAGCGACAGCAAGGACAgctgggaggtggaggtgatgaACCCACGCCGGGTGGAGCGCGAGTAGCAGGTCTTTGTCCCAGCAGTGATCGGCCAGACCCACCAGAGagcctgcagcaggtcgtccaGTTCCAGAAACATCaagtggaggagaagaag AGGATGGAATTAGAGACAAAGCAAGAAGAGGCGCGTCTTGATCGTGTCCGCTTGGACTCGGCTCGTACTGCGCTGCTGCTAGAGAGGCAGCAGGCGAGACTGAACAAGCAGCTAAGACAACACCTGGACAGCGCCAATGCAAAACTGGCCCAGACACAGAAAGAACA GAAACCAGACATCGAAAGAGGAAGCATCAACGAAAGCTTCTTCTCCAAGTTCAACGCCTGCAGCAGATGA